The window CACACAACACACAAGCGTAAGGTCAGCTCTGTTCCCTAAGGGACACACTGTGTCTGGTGTCTTCAGTATGGAGGGCAGGGAGGGTGTTCCCTCAGAGCATCAGACAACAATGGCTACTGATAACTCCCCAAGACTAAGGGAGAAAATAGTACCTACATCATTCAAGATTCTAAGTAAACCTGGGAAAACCTACTTCTCTTGTGTCTTCATGGATGccttataaaaatctaagtaaaGGCCATTGAAATTCTCTGAGATCTTTAAAAACTAATACCTCAAGTGCATACCCTTAAAAGACAGAACTCTGTAAAGATGTTTGGATGTGATCGGTCGGCTCCATTGAGGGGTACAAAAGGCAACCAGACCAGGAATAGAATATACACTTTAGAACAAGCCACAAAAATGATGCCAGATCACACGTCAGCAGTGATCAACCCACATCTCACATCATCTCACGGATGCCACAGGAAAAACCAATCGTCGTGTGTATTTCTTctccccatatttccttctgtgtgtgtgtgtgtgtgtgtgtgtgtgtgtgtatgtgtgtgtgtatgtgtgtgtatgtgtgtgtgtatgtgtgtgtatgtgtgtgtgtgtgtatgtgtgtgtgtgtgtgtgtgtgtgtgtgtgtgtgtgtgcgtgtgtgtgtgtacatactccAGGGCCCATTGGCTTAGTCTTCTTGAGGGACAATTACCTATTTTTAAGGACTGCCATATCAACTAACTTATATTGTACTTATTTCTGGTTTTCTCCACAAAAGGGGTTTTGTGAATAAGGCTAACCTAAATATTCCCTCATTCCTCCCTACTATTCAAACCCACAActcaaaaataacaacagcagaTACTAGATAACAGAGAATCCAAAAAGggttggttatttttttctttttgtatttttcaagTTCTCTAATTTATTACACACTAAAAATCTCTTTCAAACTGGCACCAACATGGCTTTTCTTCTTGAGCTGATTAGGGCCACATGAGCTCAGGAAAAGCTGTCAGATCCTGCCTTGGGCACAGCTGGAGTGATCCAAATGATTTGCCAGTATGACTCTTTTTTTCAAGAAATAAGCTTCATCCCAAAGTTATAAATTTATAGTCTGTGAGAAGTTATGAGCAAAAAGTATTCCTGATTCAGTATGAAAGGAGGCATCCTGCGAACTTCTTTTATGTGAACTTGAAAACAAAAGTGAACTTGGGTAGCGTTTTGGTCAACGCTTCGTTCCCTCCTGGAACTACCATCTTGTCTTCTCTGTGGATTCCAACAGTGTACAGAGGTCTCGTTCAGAAAACACCAACCCACAAGTCATCGATAAAGACCAGGTGAAGAGGGTGACCCTGACAAGTGCTGTTAAAGATCAGTCCAGGGAACAATTCGACCCAAAGACTGCTTGTCTTAGCTGTGCACCACGAGCTCTGAAACCCGTGCTATTCACCATTGACCCAAGAACGGCCTCAGCACTCCTGACTCCAAGAGAAGAAATCCTTGCTGTTCACTCCCCACCCCAGGCCTGTTCTTCACATCAGAACTCACCTGCCTGCCTCTTTGTCCTTCAGGGATGTCTTCTGGGCTAGGCATCCCTGAACCTGGATTTAATGAAAGACTGAGTTAATGTATTCATGGACTCTAATAAATTTGTATTTATCTTCTCAGCAAATGCCCTATAAGGAGACCAAGCCATCCTCCCTCGTCATCTAAGGATGGCATTACGTCTGCTTTTTGTATTAGAAACGGTGTTTAGGTCCTTATCTGAACATTGCCAGGGAGGTTGGTGTTTTAAGTAAGAAGAAGTGTGGCGGGTGGGGTGATCTTTCTGCTGATGCTTTGAATTCTAACTGGGTCTTATGTGTCTCTTCAGCTTAACCCTTTCAGTCCTCTATATTCTGGAGTTggtgttttctgttgtttgttgcACATTCTGGGTTCCATCCTGGTCCAGAATCCCCACCCAAGCAACGCCAGCCTACCCTGCCAGTTCAATTTTTTCATATgattctacaaaaaaaaaaaaagttttttttttagtctttctgtctttgttaaaaatactaaaaCCATTAGGAATTATCCTTTATGCTAGTTACAAAGCACCTAGAATTATATCGCCAACCAGACTGGAGTGTAGCGATTTCCTCTGCACAGACTCCCACAAGCCACTGTCCTCAGGTAATAGTCACGCAGGCTGAGAAGCTCTGAATAAAAGCACTCCATGTTGCATGCCACAGTGGTTTAAACAGGGAAGCCGTGTGGTACGCCTGGCACTTCACTGCTTTCTGCCTCAGCTAGGAGTTATGTAGCCTGGGAAGCCGTGCATACAGGATGGCAGAACTTCCTGTTGCCAACAAAAGGAGCAAGGGAATGCAGGACGCTACCTGTGGAGGCCCACCACCCGGGGAAGGGGACAGCCCCCAGCCTTCCAATGCTCTGCATTATGTGGTGGTTTCAGAACAAAACTCGCCCCCTGTGTGAAGCATTCACCAAAGCTTTTTCAAGCAACAGTGAAGACATAATTATTAAATTTTACAACCATCCATTTAGCATACTGTGAGAAAAGGGGTGtgggagaaaagcaggaaagTCTGTCGGCTTTAGATGCAGAAGGGGCTTGATCTGTGATCACTTTCAGAGGAAGAAGAGTTGCAACAGCCTGGAATGTTGCTCTTTTCCAAAGTGACTCCCTGTCTCCATccacaccccccccaaaaaaatcaaaatgtactTCATGAAACTATTGTATATGAAGCACTTATTAGCCGTAATTAAATGGACAATATGAATTTACTACGTCTTTAGGACTCTGGCTTGTTCTGGTTTAGAGCAAGATGATTAATGCAAATACATATTACTTGAGATAACCATTTAGCAGCTAATTTAGCCAAATTTATTACAGCAGTTAGAGGTTTTTCATTTTAGCAGACGGAGACAAGGACATGCCAAAAGTGGGTCATGTAGACAAGTGCGCACTGCCCTCTAGTGGCCGGCAGGCTGGTGAGCTCTTGGGGGGGCACGAGCGGTGGTCTCCAAGTCCTGAAGCAGAACCTTTTCTGCCTACTCTCAAACCACTCCCATCCACAGCACTTTATTTAGGGGATGATTTACTACGGTGTCCCTTTTTACTAGCTCAGGAGAACCCAGATACAAATCAAATCTATTTCAACTTGGCAAGATTCTGGTTAGACTATCGTTTTTTTAACATCTGCATTTTAAAGCTCTCTTACAGTGGGTATTTAAAAGCACCGGTTCACATTACTGATTGTTTTTACTTGTCCCTTCATTTTGTGCCGTATTTCAGCACTGTCACTCTGTCCCACTCAAGTCGAGTCAGTGCTGTACCTCTCTTAGGCCAGTGTTTCTCTCTGACTCAACCCGGGGACATATTTTGTTCCAACCTTCAGCTGTCTCGCCACAATTTACCCTGGCTGACCAATGTAAATTTACTTCATCCGAGGACTATAAATTCTGTAAGACAAGATCAAAAGGAACAGATGGCTAAGGACACGGGTTGATACTGCTCAGGCTGAGGGGACATGAACAAAGATGGAGGGGGTAAGGCATCTTCAGAACCGTTCAGAGATCCAGAATCTCAAGGAGGGCAACTGGGAGCTACGCATAAATCAGACAGAGATTTGCCTTTCTTACCATCTGATGTTAAACCCACTGACAATATCCACACCACATTAGGTGTGCTCTGAGCCAAAAAGATTAGTAgtcctttcattcttcctttcccaCCACGGCTGCCCAGAAGGGAATACAGTCTCACTACAATGCCAGTAACCCTCGAAGGGCAGCCGCTGCTCCAATGATATGTTGATTTCATTTGTGCTAATGGCATCTTAAGTCAGGCAAACACTGGGCTCCCTTAGCTTTGGTCTCAGGTTGGGTGGAAATGAAAACCGCTCTACCCCGGTCTTAATATGAcgccttctgttttgttttatctccCTTTACCCTACCCCAGTGCTGAATAAGGGTCAGTGTGTGACCAAGTACTATCGCTGGATGCAGAAGAATGGAGGTTACATCTGGATACAGTCTAGCGCCACCATAGCCATTAATGCGAAGAACGCGAATGAGAAGAACATCATCTGGGTGAATTATCTTCTCAGGTACCTTTTCTGTTACATCTCTCCCTCGGTTACAAACTGCATGCACTGTGGTAATAGCAGACAGGTCGTGAGTACTGTCTGCTGACAGAAGCATGGACAGGCAGGCTGCTCTTCTTCCTGCAAGATTCAAAGAACTGGGAGAAGATCAAAGCCCACTAAATCTTGGGTTGTCAGTCTTTGGGCAGCCCTGTTCCCAGAGCTGGTCTCCTTCCCTGGGACAAGTTCCACCCAAAGACCTTTGCCTGAAGCTGTTGCAGCCTAGAAAGCATCTCGTTATGCCCCTGCCTTTGCCTTTGCACTCCAGTCCCTGGGAAAGCAAACAGAGCCAGAGGGGAATAGCTGCAGCGGCCCTTTGCCATCGTTTTGATCCCCTCAACCTTCTGCACAGGGTTTGTTCTCTGGGAACTCAAATTTTGGTGCTCAAGACAAACCACTTTGCCAGGGCACTGATAATCTCAgtgtaattaaaataataataacggTAACCCCTTTGCCTGTtgctctgggttttttttttttttttgtcaagtttTATGTTCTTAAAATTTGTATCCACAGCAGGCAAATTTaactgcctcctaaatgctggtaCGAGGCACCTTTTGTTTCCCTTTCCCTATGTCTGTTCTGCTTTGAGATTCCAACAAGTCTGGATGGCTTGGGTTCGAGGGCGAGCCATCAGGAAAGTTCTCCATGGGTCTTGGCATAGAGCTATCACAGCACTTGGCATGGCTACTGTGATTTTACTCTTTGGCCTCTATTGTCCTAAAGGCACCAAGCAGGATCCACGTGTGCTCTGAATAGAAAACCTTCCAGTAGTGCTAATGAATGGAAGTTGGTGCCCTTTGGCTGATAATTTCGACAAAGGCTACCTGAGTCCCATTTTTCTTAGAGACAGCCAAATGCAGCTGAGATGTTAACAAGCGAGGCTCATCAGCACACTGGCCCTTCAGTGTTTCCTCACTTTGGTGATGACTTGAAGGCATGAATGTGTTTGCTTTCTACACCATATCAATCAGACGCTAATGATTATTGCTCTAGAGAGGACCTTAATGGATGCCACTTACAAGAGTTTTCATCTATCtactttcttgtttccttttccgACCTCTTCTGCTCTATATCATTTCTCTCTAAAGGTAAAGGAGTGTGTGTTTAATGTGGCTTTCCCCAAGGGCTGGTTTTTATGAGGGCCATCCCCCTTAGTTGTGACCTTTTCATGGAAGCTCTGACATCAAGGAATCTGTTTAAGTCCTTCTACACAACACTCACTACTGCTACTATAGGAAGCTATAAAAAGCCCCTGTGACAAACAGAAACTAGAACAACATACAAGACACAGATGCTCTTTTGCTGggcaaaagtggtggtctcactCAGAAGAATTAAATGGCGGTGAGCATTCACTATAGGTTACCGGGCTTGTCTGCTATGCTGGTACACTATAGGACTCTGAAGGCATCTATGTTTGATATGCACATTCTGTGGGACTTCCTTACTGGTTATTGTGTTTGagaaatacacaatggtattgAGAAATACACActggtatttatttattgattgattgattgattgattgattggttacAGTGTACTTTAGACGACCTCATGACTTCCACTCTGCCTGTGATGGCAGGAGTAGCAAAGAATAGGAGAAGAGTTAGGATCAACACCATTAATCTAGCCCTTGATTTGAAAAGTAACAACCCACAATCATTTGGTAATTCTAGCTCATCAACTTCTGTGTGGATAGAAAGAAAACCGTCTGGGCATCAAAAGCCAGCCTTTGGGCTTCCATGCCTTGGTCTCTGTGTGGTAGATCTTTCAGAGACTTGACCTGAAAACCTACCCTGAGATCAATAATGACAGTGAATTGGAGACACATGATCTTTGAGCCCCCATGGCACCATGACTACAGGAAACGGATGCCCATGGCCTGAGGCACAAGCAAGTTCACAAGCCAGTCCCACCTAGGTGCCATTCTGCAGGCTGCAAATCTAGTGAGAAAATCATTCCTCGGCACAAGAAAAACTCCTAAATTGGCTTTTCTTTCCCACCTTCTTAGCCAAAAAGGATTATTCTTACTCAAGCAATACCTCACTTCTGAGCCCACTCCTAGATCATCTTCCACTGTTCGGGAAGTTCTGCCCTCCGTCTTCATCCCATTCATTCCCTGGCAGCACTTAGTACAAATCCTAACCTCAGAGTACTCAGAGACTCAAAGTGCCAAGCCTGCCTTCCTACCATTAGTCTCATCTGATTATCTAGAGAAAGCTGTTGTCGCTGAAGCTAATTCACACTCAGGAGTGAATGCCTGATAATCCATCTTCGTGAATTAACCCTCCTAGGGACGTTGGCAATCTTAGACTAGAGACTGAAACAGGGACTTCTTAATATGGGGATTCAGTAGCAAATGAGTCCCTAATCACGTGCTACTGCTGCCTTGGCCGGCCACATACAAGACACAAGAGGCATTTCCCATTTGGAGGCAAGATGCTTTTCTCCTGCCTTGAGGTTACAGAAGCCTCTACTGATCATAAATCTAGCAGACTGGGACAGGCTTTTCCAGAAGATGGCTAGCTCAAACTGACCAAGCATCTCATTTCCGGAAAAGGCTCGGTTTCTAGATTTAAAAGAGAACAAACGTTAAGCGCATTTGTGTACATGGGGTTAGATCCATTCTGTTAGGGGCCCCCTCTCTCACACTGGGCCTCTCCCACTGCAATCAGAGTCCTGGCTAacaagccacaggtgtgcaccacatgAGCAGCCGAAACTGTGATTGTAATGGGCGTGCTGACAGTTCAGGAGCCGCGCATCCCAAGATGCACCTGGGCATCTGACAGATCGTTAGGCACTCAGCGCCTGctgccaccacctccaccacccccaTAGCTTTGGAGCAATTTGAACAGCTGAGAAGTTGCATGAAGGGGCCAAAGCAAGGGTGCTGAGGCAATGAACTCATTAGGAGCACAAGAGAAGTTAGGACACACCAGGTGGTGTGGGAATGAATTGCTGAGCTTCCCTCTCATTGGCCCAGCCCCCAGGTGTTATGCCAGGAGGAGCGTCAAGCAGCACGGTCCTCTGGCCCCCAGTGGTACCTGATTATTTAAAAGCTTCTTAGTGGCTTTCATGCAGCATTTGGGTATTCAATCATTGTGGTAGGGTGCACCTGTACCCTGGCACGCACAATCCAGGCTTCTGTGAAAAGTCCTGTGAGTAGCTGAGAAAGGATTTCCGGATTAGTCCTCGCCACTTCCTCAACCCCAGAAGTTTAGGGGGAGGAAGTTCAGATGGTAACGAACGCCCCGCCCCTCGGTCCTGATAATGAATGCCTTTCTTCCCACAGCAATCCAGAGTACAAGGACACACCCATGGACATTGCGCAACTCCCACATTTGCCAGAGAAAGCTTCAGAATCCTCAGAGACATCCGACTCAGAGTCAGACTCTAAAGACACCTCAGGTATTACAGGTACTACTTCTCCATGCTCTATAGCTAAGTCTAAACACGAGGGGTGGGTAGCAGTCCACGGGCCACACTCACAGGCCTAGCAACAGGCCAAATCCTATAACAAGATCTAtcctcaaaacacacacaaacacaatctcCATATTATGTGAATATATGTTGTGGCACATATGCATGATAATTTACATAAACACAATATGCATAATTTacataaacacacaggaaaaagTAATGGTTTAATGTTAGCCCTCCGTCCTTACGGAAGGAATGGCACACTATTCCTattctattactattattactcaTGCTCCACAGCTAGAAGCAAGTACCAGGAAGAGCTCTGCCAGTCCCACAGATGAATGACTTCTATCAAGGTTCAGACCCCACCAAGCTGGAAAGAGCCTCTAAATAGGATATAAGTCCACAGGCTAGTGGCTTTTGTGACTTGTTCACTACTCCATGCTATCCATAAGCAAAGGGCAGAAGTTATTCTAGAACCTCTGCCCCAGTAAACAACTTTTAAAGTGATACAATACTAATACAGTAAAAGAGTTGCTCGCCAGCTAGCCCATTAGGTTTTATTTCTGGAACTGTCTATTCTTTCTCATTTCCTGTTACCTAGGGAGTAAATGCCCATCAGCCGCCTGCCCTCAGGGCCCCTGAATTCCGGGGCGTGAACACCAAACACAGCTTGGAGTGCGGGGGCACACTTCATGGTGGAGCTTGTTTCCTAGTCCCAAAATGTGAAGTTTTGTCGTCGTCGTTGCCACCGCCCCCCCCCACGCGCTCCAACCCCTGCCAAAGTTCTAGAATAGTCCCTGCCTTTATATAGTAGTCAACAAAATCCCTGAATATTGTGAGCTTACAGTTGAAGAAAGAGACAGACGCAGATAAAAACAGTGAATCAAAAAACCACAGATATAGTGTGACCTAACAGTCACAAGATACTTCACCATGTTCTTGCCTTTTATGGCCCTAAAACTATATTCCAGGTTAATATGACTCCCTGGGTATATCTGCAGGACTTCCTACCCTTGACTGTGCTAAGAATCACCTGTTCACAGGCCATATCTGATCTGGCAGGTCAGGGCAGAACCTGGAGCGTCTGCATTGGTACCAAATGTGGGGCTTTGTTTGTGGAAGACCTACCGGAAGGGGTGGGTGCTTCTGTGCTATGACCCGCCCCTTTGGCTAAACTGCAGCCAAGCCTGAGCTATTTGCCATGCTGTGCCAGGTCCTAAGTTCTGCCTGCTAACTAACGGgtgtcttctctcttccctctcgcCTCCTGCCACCCGCGGGCCTCATGCAGAGGACAACGAGAACTCCAAGTCCGACGAGAAGGGCAATCAGTCCGAAAACAGCGAAGATCCAGAGCCTGACCGCAAGAAGTCAGGCAGCGCGTGCGACAACGACATGAACTGCAACGACGACGGTCACAGCTCCAGCAACCCGGACAGCCGTGACAGCGACGACAGCTTCGAGCACTCGGACTTTGAACACCCCAAGGCGGCCGAGGACGGCTTCGGCGCGCTGGGCTCCATGCAGATCAAAGTGGAGCGCTACGTGGAGAGCGAGGCAGATCTGCGGCTGCAGCCCTGCGAGTCCCTCACGTCGGACAGCGCCAAGGACTCAGACAGCGCGACAGAGGCGGGCGCGCAGGCGTCCAGCAAGCACCAGAAGCGCAAGCGGCGGCGGAAACGGCAGAAGGGCGGCAGCACCAGTCGCCGGCGCCTGTCCAGCGCGTCCAGCCCAGGCCTGGACGCCGGTCTTGTGGAGCCTCCGCGGCTGCTGTCTTCGCCGCACAGCGCTTCGGTGCTCAAGATCAAGACAGAGATCGCCGAACCCATCAACTTCGACAACGACAGCAGCATCTGGAACTACCCACCCAACCGGGAGATCTCCAGGAACGAGTCCCCATACAGCATGACCAAGCCCCCCACCTCCGAGCACTTCCCATCCCCCCAGGGCCAGGGAGGCAGCAGCGGAGGCGGGGGAGCGCTACACGTGACCATCCCCGACTCGGTCCTCACCCCACCGGGCGCTGATGGCACTGCTGGCCGCAAGACTCAGTTCAGCGGAACAGCCCCGGTGGCCTCTGATCCACTGTCGCCCCCGCTCTCGGCGTCCCCGCGGGACAAGCACCCTGGAGGCGGGGCGGGGAGTGGTGGGAGTGGCCCTGGTACGTCCAACTCCTTGCTGTACACTGGGGACCTGGAGGCTCTGCAGAGGTTGCAAGCGGGCAATGTCGTGCTTCCGCTGGTACACCGGGTGACCGGGACCCTGGCGGCCACCAGCACAGCCGCACAGAGGGTCTACACCACAGGCACCATCCGCTACGCACCGGCTGAGGTGACCCTGGCCATGCAGGGCAACCTGCTACCCAATGCGCATGCTGTTAACTTCGTGGACGTTAACAGCCCAGGCTTCGGCCTCGACCCCAAGACGCCCATGGAGATGCTCTACCACCACGTGCACCGACTCAACATGTCAGGACCATTTGGCAGCGCCGTGAGCGCGGCCAGCCTCACACAGATGCCAGGTGGCAACGTGTTCACCACGGCTGAGGGACTCTTCTCCACGCTGCCCTTCCCGGTCTACAGCAACGGAATCCACGCGGCACAGACTCTGGAGCGCAAGGAGGACTGAGCGGGCCCCACTCAGGAGGCATCGTCGTTTTCGTTTAGACCTTTCATTCTAGCACTTTGAATTTGAGCTGGCCAGCGTCTTCTCGCAACACGGTGGCCCCATtccacccccctctttctttcAGTGGACTTATTCTTTCTTGTAAAGACGTTTATTTTTTGCCTTCAGAGGGTCAGATGACCGGTTGCCTGCCATTTTGTCTTCTAAGATGTGTGTTGGGTTGTTTGGCTTTCCTTTGCATCTTTATTAAGATGTCTTTAATGTGTATATGCCTCTGCCATAGAATACTCAGTCTTGTGGTCAAGAGATTTCTCAAGTGACAACCATTGGGTTTTTCTTCCTAAAGATCTTGATATGATCAAGATGGAAAGACAAGCATAAATGATTGTGCCCTGTTTGACTAAGTCAAATGAAATGGGGtgggtggtttttttgttttcctgttcctAATTCCTTTGAAAATAGGGAAAtagtattttagaattttatgcagaatttaattctttttatgattaagattttaagatttttcttacttgcacataaaataatttggGTTCTTAAACTTAATTTCTGGCCTGtgactagaattttttttttaaaaaaaaaaaacaaagttggaCTAAGTGTTAATTACTGAAACATTAACTTAATTTCTAAAACCATGGTGCTATCATTTATTAATCTATAATGTCTTCATACAAAATACAGCTCCCGGGCTGgattttggaaaagaaaatgtgttctgTCCTGGTCTGGAGTCCCGTTGCTACAGTCAGTCTCCTTGGTTAGTTAAGACAGAGCCCTCATTAACATTTGCTGCAGAACTTAAAAAGTTGTTTTACCTCCCAACTAACAAACATAGCCTCACTTTCAATTTTATGGGTCAGTAAAGCCCTGTTCAAAGGGGGCTTTCGGACAACTCAGACTGATCTGAGGAACAGTTGAAGTACATACTGCCattttt is drawn from Rattus norvegicus strain BN/NHsdMcwi chromosome 6, GRCr8, whole genome shotgun sequence and contains these coding sequences:
- the Npas3 gene encoding neuronal PAS domain-containing protein 3 isoform X12, with the protein product MIRIFPDFSVQVTAAAAGGAAAGVPAGAGMGRAGAAANGTPQNVQGITSYQQRLQALRKEKSRDAARSRRGKENFEFYELAKLLPLPAAITSQLDKASIIRLTISYLKMRDFANQGDPPWNLRMEGPPPNTSVKVIGAQRRRSPSALAIEVFEAHLGSHILQSLDGFVFALNQEGKFLYISETVSIYLGLSQVELTGSSVFDYVHPGDHVEMAEQLGMKLPPGRGLLSQGTTEDAASSASSSSQSETPEPVETTSPGLLTTDNTLERSFFIRMKSTLTKRGVHIKSSGYKVIHITGRLRLRVSLSHGRTVPSQIMGLVVVAHALPPPTINEVRIDCHMFVTRVNMDLNIIYCENRITDYMDLTPVDIVGKRCYHFIHAEDVEGIRHSHLDLLNKGQCVTKYYRWMQKNGGYIWIQSSATIAINAKNANEKNIIWVNYLLSNPEYKDTPMDIAQLPHLPEKASESSETSDSESDSKDTSEDNENSKSDEKGNQSENSEDPEPDRKKSGSACDNDMNCNDDGHSSSNPDSRDSDDSFEHSDFEHPKAAEDGFGALGSMQIKVERYVESEADLRLQPCESLTSDSAKDSDSATEAGAQASSKHQKRKRRRKRQKGGSTSRRRLSSASSPGLDAGLVEPPRLLSSPHSASVLKIKTEIAEPINFDNDSSIWNYPPNREISRNESPYSMTKPPTSEHFPSPQGQGGSSGGGGALHVTIPDSVLTPPGADGTAGRKTQFSGTAPVASDPLSPPLSASPRDKHPGGGAGSGGSGPGTSNSLLYTGDLEALQRLQAGNVVLPLVHRVTGTLAATSTAAQRVYTTGTIRYAPAEVTLAMQGNLLPNAHAVNFVDVNSPGFGLDPKTPMEMLYHHVHRLNMSGPFGSAVSAASLTQMPGGNVFTTAEGLFSTLPFPVYSNGIHAAQTLERKED
- the Npas3 gene encoding neuronal PAS domain-containing protein 3, whose amino-acid sequence is MIRIFPDFSVQVTAAAAGGAAAGVPAGAGMGRAGAAANGTPQNVQGITSYQQRITAQHPLPNQSECRKIYRYDGIYCESTYQNLQALRKEKSRDAARSRRGKENFEFYELAKLLPLPAAITSQLDKASIIRLTISYLKMRDFANQGDPPWNLRMEGPPPNTSVKGAQRRRSPSALAIEVFEAHLGSHILQSLDGFVFALNQEGKFLYISETVSIYLGLSQVELTGSSVFDYVHPGDHVEMAEQLGMKLPPGRGLLSQGTTEDAASSASSSSQSETPEPVETTSPGLLTTDNTLERSFFIRMKSTLTKRGVHIKSSGYKVIHITGRLRLRVSLSHGRTVPSQIMGLVVVAHALPPPTINEVRIDCHMFVTRVNMDLNIIYCENRITDYMDLTPVDIVGKRCYHFIHAEDVEGIRHSHLDLLNKGQCVTKYYRWMQKNGGYIWIQSSATIAINAKNANEKNIIWVNYLLSNPEYKDTPMDIAQLPHLPEKASESSETSDSESDSKDTSEDNENSKSDEKGNQSENSEDPEPDRKKSGSACDNDMNCNDDGHSSSNPDSRDSDDSFEHSDFEHPKAAEDGFGALGSMQIKVERYVESEADLRLQPCESLTSDSAKDSDSATEAGAQASSKHQKRKRRRKRQKGGSTSRRRLSSASSPGLDAGLVEPPRLLSSPHSASVLKIKTEIAEPINFDNDSSIWNYPPNREISRNESPYSMTKPPTSEHFPSPQGQGGSSGGGGALHVTIPDSVLTPPGADGTAGRKTQFSGTAPVASDPLSPPLSASPRDKHPGGGAGSGGSGPGTSNSLLYTGDLEALQRLQAGNVVLPLVHRVTGTLAATSTAAQRVYTTGTIRYAPAEVTLAMQGNLLPNAHAVNFVDVNSPGFGLDPKTPMEMLYHHVHRLNMSGPFGSAVSAASLTQMPGGNVFTTAEGLFSTLPFPVYSNGIHAAQTLERKED
- the Npas3 gene encoding neuronal PAS domain-containing protein 3 isoform X14 — protein: MAPTKPSFQQDPSRRERLQALRKEKSRDAARSRRGKENFEFYELAKLLPLPAAITSQLDKASIIRLTISYLKMRDFANQGDPPWNLRMEGPPPNTSVKGIQMWKSELCMRKTPCEVIGAQRRRSPSALAIEVFEAHLGSHILQSLDGFVFALNQEGKFLYISETVSIYLGLSQVELTGSSVFDYVHPGDHVEMAEQLGMKLPPGRGLLSQGTTEDAASSASSSSQSETPEPVETTSPGLLTTDNTLERSFFIRMKSTLTKRGVHIKSSGYKVIHITGRLRLRVSLSHGRTVPSQIMGLVVVAHALPPPTINEVRIDCHMFVTRVNMDLNIIYCENRITDYMDLTPVDIVGKRCYHFIHAEDVEGIRHSHLDLLNKGQCVTKYYRWMQKNGGYIWIQSSATIAINAKNANEKNIIWVNYLLSNPEYKDTPMDIAQLPHLPEKASESSETSDSESDSKDTSGITEDNENSKSDEKGNQSENSEDPEPDRKKSGSACDNDMNCNDDGHSSSNPDSRDSDDSFEHSDFEHPKAAEDGFGALGSMQIKVERYVESEADLRLQPCESLTSDSAKDSDSATEAGAQASSKHQKRKRRRKRQKGGSTSRRRLSSASSPGLDAGLVEPPRLLSSPHSASVLKIKTEIAEPINFDNDSSIWNYPPNREISRNESPYSMTKPPTSEHFPSPQGQGGSSGGGGALHVTIPDSVLTPPGADGTAGRKTQFSGTAPVASDPLSPPLSASPRDKHPGGGAGSGGSGPGTSNSLLYTGDLEALQRLQAGNVVLPLVHRVTGTLAATSTAAQRVYTTGTIRYAPAEVTLAMQGNLLPNAHAVNFVDVNSPGFGLDPKTPMEMLYHHVHRLNMSGPFGSAVSAASLTQMPGGNVFTTAEGLFSTLPFPVYSNGIHAAQTLERKED
- the Npas3 gene encoding neuronal PAS domain-containing protein 3 isoform X3, producing the protein MIRIFPDFSVQVTAAAAGGAAAGVPAGAGMGRAGAAANGTPQNVQGITSYQQRITAQHPLPNQSECRKIYRYDGIYCESTYQNLQALRKEKSRDAARSRRGKENFEFYELAKLLPLPAAITSQLDKASIIRLTISYLKMRDFANQGDPPWNLRMEGPPPNTSVKGIQMWKSELCMRKTPCEVIGAQRRRSPSALAIEVFEAHLGSHILQSLDGFVFALNQEGKFLYISETVSIYLGLSQVELTGSSVFDYVHPGDHVEMAEQLGMKLPPGRGLLSQGTTEDAASSASSSSQSETPEPVETTSPGLLTTDNTLERSFFIRMKSTLTKRGVHIKSSGYKVIHITGRLRLRVSLSHGRTVPSQIMGLVVVAHALPPPTINEVRIDCHMFVTRVNMDLNIIYCENRITDYMDLTPVDIVGKRCYHFIHAEDVEGIRHSHLDLLNKGQCVTKYYRWMQKNGGYIWIQSSATIAINAKNANEKNIIWVNYLLSNPEYKDTPMDIAQLPHLPEKASESSETSDSESDSKDTSEDNENSKSDEKGNQSENSEDPEPDRKKSGSACDNDMNCNDDGHSSSNPDSRDSDDSFEHSDFEHPKAAEDGFGALGSMQIKVERYVESEADLRLQPCESLTSDSAKDSDSATEAGAQASSKHQKRKRRRKRQKGGSTSRRRLSSASSPGLDAGLVEPPRLLSSPHSASVLKIKTEIAEPINFDNDSSIWNYPPNREISRNESPYSMTKPPTSEHFPSPQGQGGSSGGGGALHVTIPDSVLTPPGADGTAGRKTQFSGTAPVASDPLSPPLSASPRDKHPGGGAGSGGSGPGTSNSLLYTGDLEALQRLQAGNVVLPLVHRVTGTLAATSTAAQRVYTTGTIRYAPAEVTLAMQGNLLPNAHAVNFVDVNSPGFGLDPKTPMEMLYHHVHRLNMSGPFGSAVSAASLTQMPGGNVFTTAEGLFSTLPFPVYSNGIHAAQTLERKED